The Thamnophis elegans isolate rThaEle1 chromosome 15, rThaEle1.pri, whole genome shotgun sequence genome includes a window with the following:
- the TMEM51 gene encoding transmembrane protein 51: MAQSRSSSGSHYALTAIGLGMLVLGVIMAVWNLVPGFGLSAKPHPAGGHHNETEVSKGPLHRNKTFSVAYVLVGAGVLLLLFSICLTIRDRRKPRHHEDDDVRIRPQPSVERPPPEDSQEEDNESLSRYYVPSYEEVVNGLYPQQPRLEAEGGARISISLPSYESLTGLDESLPTRPSPTAAGTATGEAPGGQRPPARQSSRLSKRLKPLKVRRIKSEKLHLKSLQLGGGTPPARVTIEPLTPPPQYDEAPPKLPDPQEGEP; the protein is encoded by the exons ATGGCCCAGTCCAGGTCCAGCAGTGGCTCCCACTACGCCCTGACAGCCATTGGGCTGGGGATGCTGGTCCTCGGAGTCATCATGGCCGTCTGGAACTTGGTCCCGGGCTTCGGCCTCAGCGCCAAGCCTCACCCGGCCGGCGGCCACCATAACGAGACCGAGGTCAGCAAGGGGCCGCTGCACAGGAACAAGACCTTCTCGGTGGCCTACGTGCTGGTGGGGGCCGGCGTCCTGCTGCTCCTCTTCTCCATCTGCTTGACCATCCGGGACAGAAGGAAGCCCAGGCACCACGAGGACGACGACGTCCGGATACGTCCGCAGCCCTCGGTCGAGCGGCCTCCCCCGGAGGACAG CCAAGAAGAGGACAACGAGAGCCTCTCCCGGTACTACGTGCCCAGCTATGAGGAGGTGGTCAACGGCCTCTACCCGCAGCAGCCCCGGCTGGAGGCCGAGGGTGGCGCCCGCATCagcatctccctcccttcctacgaGTCCCTGACGGGGCTGGATGAGAGCCTCCCCACCAGGCCCAGCCCCACGGCAGCAGGGACAGCAACGGGGGAGGCCCCCGGGGGGCAGCGCCCGCCCGCCCGGCAGAGCTCCCGCCTCAGCAAACGCCTGAAGCCGCTGAAAGTGCGCCGGATCAAGTCGGAGAAGCTGCACCTGAAGAGCCTCCAGCTGGGCGGCGGCACCCCTCCCGCCCGGGTCACCATCGAGCCGCTCACTCCCCCTCCCCAGTACGACGAGGCTCCTCCTAAGCTGCCAGATCCCCAGGAGGGGGAGCCCTGA
- the FHAD1 gene encoding forkhead-associated domain-containing protein 1 produces MKAFLRSSDGILALRPKITTIGRHDESDIVLKSPGLEDHHAALEFSDAEHSFVLRDFNTGSGSFVNDCQIQNVAVKVGQGDLLRFGSAGPTFELVLDHLPQVPYPPVNRRIAWPGQIQVVTEAASPPSAAAAPQFPWLPTQQSSPASPSWPYSASGASPRPPLRKRPPGSAWGRTVSSSAFSPELSSWSPATLTGNGALPGPLASSHPGDVLLKEKEETILKLGEEINRLSAFESECSHKDTLIAELQREISAMNEKVVATLAKKDTEFHQKLASLDKESEAKAEEIRRLKEQVTGLQRNTSEVLYHSLSDRDLQIAHWKQENEALKKSYALTTGLVTSLQKEAVSKEQRLQQLKTEMEKLRQESREKDSQLAYVSAQRIAELELQAGQAKEEAKRHCAEQEALSRRLAETTKAEGELKQEAERRAQQVQELGRRERLLRSEMEQAEAQAQRFRDQVLKALFPDPPRKPLTDEQIVEGLHQMQESQRGSEQREAGLQKEVQTRGLEMEKLSSNLTLLKNSLDGFQEFLKTSFSAKSLKGAISQLQSLPPLAPLAAGIQVSLARIFYSVLGWVEALESLLWNMGIDAPPGDAGMAAYMKQLLDQHHGVTGQLQALQGQLRRAEESQHATLREKLKELKEQLEGESQAREREIQEEGKQQREALARRAALEAAELKEALEEERKRGRLLEAEVKELSQAMEGQRALERTLDARVKESLGSLEDAKRGKATAEEKLSAWERRLQGLEAEAESLRQKHQREISEYQEQVKQHARTIVQLEKRLPSAAAQPPEEERGPRPRETQKEPCKPPLPSPLGLCPMDGFHAFLKEELADAKQEIQANQAVIAELKKELCQARATMSDVIGELSEKQKAELEEKRGLVQSQARELGLLREKLSESSRMLGQRENHLQATTQELKRAREKAKELLEEAKAAQRARLLQHKGVQTAGALQDQPHPAAKEPPLLSLADLGARCKGSRHEEVIHRQKETLAELRKKLRKLEKEARSSEPLLVVQRGPAEKPEQAREKDPVAVLTVAMGAHQPPAGPSSFDPNEATERNARLEMAEALDLSENLYLSLVRGLSSLMDVEQLMGLRTLKHLPQAERQKLGLLRHKDLELLLDRIGKLKSRLERKESLLKEYEEEEQEQGGSGPFRGKRHSLQACQSEVARLSDQVHRDAEEKALLKEALERMRLQLSKEKRLNKALKRPKTPRKPPCESPKAAEGTREAGRPRVPCGGWA; encoded by the exons ATGAAGGCCTTCCTAAGGAGCTCGGATGGCATCTTGGCCCTCAGGCCAAAGATAACGACGATAGGAAGGCATGATGAGTCAGACATCGTTCTTAAG tCTCCAGGGCTGGAAGACCATCACGCCGCCCTCGAATTCAGCGACGCCGAGCACAGCTTCGTTCTTCGGGACTTCAACACCGGCAGTGGCTCCTTTGTGAACGACTGCCAGATCCAGAACGTGGCCGTGAAGGTGGGCCAGGGAGACCTCCTGCGCTTTGGCTCCGCTGGGCCCACCTTCGAGCTGGTGCTGGACCACCTGCCACAG GTGCCTTATCCTCCAGTGAATCGGCGCATTGCCTGGCCGGGCCAAATCCAGGTAGTTACAGAGGCAGCCTCCCCTCCTTCGGCAGCTGCTGCTCCTCAGTTTCCGTGGCTGCCCACTCAGCAGTCCTCACCCGCCAGCCCCAGCTGGCCCTATTCAGCAAGCGGGGCCTCACCACGTCCCCCCCTCCGAAAAAGGCCTCCTGGAAGCGCCTGGGGCAGGACCGTCTCTTCCTCTGCCTTCTCTCCCGAGCTTTCCAGCTGGTCTCCAGCCACCCTCACAG GCAACGGAGCCCTCCCTGGCCCTCTCGCCAGCAGCCACCCGGGGGATGTGCTGCTCAAAGAGAAG GAAGAGACCATTTTGAAACTGGGGGAGGAGATCAACCGCTTGTCCGCCTTTGAAAGCGAGTGCAGCCACAAGGACACGCTGATCGCGGAGCTCCAGCGTGAGATTTCGGCCATGAACGAGAAGGTGGTGGCAACCCTGGCCAAGAAGGACACCGAGTTCCATCAGAAGCTGGCCAGCCTGGACAAAGAGTCCGAAGCCAAGGCCGAAGAGATCAGGAGGCTGAAGGAGCAG GTGACCGGCCTGCAGAGAAACACCAGCGAAGTCTTGTACCACTCCCTCTCGGACCGCGACCTGCAAATCGCCCACTGGAAGCAGGAGAACGAAGCCCTGAAGAAGAGCTATGCGCTCACCACAG GGCTGGTGACCAGTTTGCAGAAGGAGGCCGTCTCGAAGGAGCAGCGCCTCCAGCAGCTGAAGACGGAGATGGAGAAGCTGCGGCAGGAGAGCCGGGAGAAGGACAGCCAGCTGGCCTATGTCTCCGCCCAG CGGATCGCAGAGCTGGAGCTGCAGGCCGGCCAGGCCAAGGAGGAGGCGAAGAGACACTGCGCAGAGCAGGAGGCCCTGAGCCGGAGGCTGGCCGAAACCACCAAA GCCGAAGGGGAGCTGAAGCAGGAGGCGGAGAGGCGGGCCCAGCAGGTGCAGGAGTTGGGCCGCCGGGAGCGTCTCCTGCGCTCGGAGATGGAACAGGCGGAGGCTCAG GCGCAGCGTTTCCGGGACCAGGTGCTGAAGGCCCTCTTTCCCGACCCTCCCAGGAAGCCTCTGACTGATGAGCAG atTGTTGAGGGGCTCCACCAGATGCAGGAGAGCCAGCGGGGGTCCGAGCAGAGGGAGGCAGGGCTGCAGAAGGAAGTGCAGACGAGGGGCCTGGAGATGGAGAAGCTCTCCTCCAACCTGACCCTGCTGAAGAACTCGCTCGACGGATTCCAG GAGTTCCTGAAGACCTCTTTCTCGGCCAAGAGCCTAAAGGGGGCCATCAGCCAGCTGCAGAGCCTTCCCCCTCTGGCTCCCCTGGCGGCAGGAATCCAAGTCTCCCTGGCCCGCATCTTCTACAGCGTCCTGGGCTGGGTGGAAGCACTGGAGTCTCTGCTCTGGAACATGGGCATTGATGCCCCGCCTGGCGACGCAG GAATGGCCGCCTACATGAAGCAGCTGCTGGACCAGCACCACGGCGTGACGGGGCAGCTCCAGGCCTTGCAG GGTCAGCTGCGGAGGGCGGAGGAGTCCCAGCACGCCACCCTGCGGGAGAAGCTGAAGGAGCTGAAGGAGCAGCTGGAGGGGGAGTCCCAGGCCAGGGAGAGGGAGATCCAGGAGGAAGGGAAACAGCAGAGGGAG GCCTTGGCCAGGAGGGCCGCCCTGGAAGCAGCCGAGCTGAAAGAAGCcctggaggaggagaggaaaaggggcCGCCTCTTGGAAGCAGAAGTGAAGGAACTCTCCCAG GCGATGGAAGGGCAGAGGGCCCTGGAGAGGACGCTGGACGCCCGGGTGAAAGAGAGCCTGGGCTCTCTGGAAGATGCCAAGAGGGGGAAG GCCACGGCGGAAGAGAAGCTCTCGGCCTGGGAGAGGCGGCTGCAGGGCCTGGAGGCCGAGGCCGAGTCGCTGAGGCAGAAGCACCAGCGGGAGATCTCGGAGTACCAGGAGCAGGTCAAGCAGCACGCCAGGACCATCGTGCAGCTGGAGAAGAGGCTGCCCAGCGCTGCCGCCCAGCCGCCGGAGGAGGAACGTGGGCCCCGGCCGAGAG aAACGCAGAAGGAGCCTTGCAAGCCCCCCTTGCCTTCCCCACTGGGGCTCTGCCCCATGGACGGCTTCCACGCGTTCCTGAA GGAGGAGCTGGCGGATGCCAAGCAGGAGATCCAGGCCAACCAGGCGGTCATCGCGGAGCTCAAGAAGGAGCTTTGCCAGGCCAGAGCCACGATGTCCGACGTGATCG GGGAGCTGAGTGAGAAGCAGAAGGCGGAGCTGGAGGAGAAGAGGGGCCTCGTGCAGAGCCAGGCCCGAGAACTCGGCCTCCTGCGGGAGAAGCTGTCGGAGTCCTCCAGGATGCTGGGCCAGAGGGAGAACCACCTCCAAGCCACCACCCAGGAGCTGAA GAGGGCCCGGGAGAAGGCGAAGGAGCTGCTGGAGGAGGCGAAGGCCGCCCAGAGGGCCAGGCTTCTGCAGCACAAGGGCGTGCAGACTGCGGGGGCCCTGCAGGACCAGCCCCACCCGGCTGCCAag GAGCCCCCCCTCTTGTCCCTGGCCGACCTGGGGGCCCGGTGCAAAGGCTCCCGCCACGAGGAGGTCATCCATCGGCAGAAGGAAACCCTGGCCGAACTGCGCAAGAAGCTCCGGAAACTGGAGAAGG AGGCCAGAAGCTCGGAGCCACTCCTGGTCGTGCAGAGAGGGCCGGCAGAGAAGCCAGAGCAGGCGAGGGAGAAGGACCCGGTGGCGGTGCTGACGGTGGCCATGGGTGCCCACCAG CCTCCAGCCGGGCCCTCCAGCTTCGACCCCAACGAGGCCACTGAGAGGAATGCCAGGCTGGAGATGGCGGAGGCGCTGGACCTCAGCGAGAACCTG taCCTCAGCCTCGTGCGGGGCCTCTCCAGCCTGATGGACGTGGAGCAGCTGATGGGCTTGCGGACGCTCAAGCACCTGCCCCAGGCCGAGCGGCAGAAGCTGGGCCTGCTGCGCCACAAGGACCTGGAGCTGCTGCTGGACAGGATCGGGAAGCTGAAGAGCCGCCTGGAGAGGAAGGAGTCCCTGCTGAAGGAGtacgaggaggaggagcaggagcaggggGGCTCCGGGCCCTTCAG GGGCAAGAGGCACAGCCTGCAGGCCTGCCAGTCGGAGGTGGCCAGGCTGTCCGACCAGGTGCACCGGGACGCGGAGGAGAAGGCGCTGCTGAAGGAGGCGCTGGAGAGGATGCGGCTGCAGCTGAGCAAGGAGAAGAGGCTGAACAAGGCCCTCAAGAGGCCCAAG ACCCCCAGGAAGCCGCCCTGCGAGAGTCCGAAGGCAGCCGAGGGGACGAGGGAGGCCGGCAGACCCCGAGTGCCTTGCGGCGGCTGGGCCTAG
- the EFHD2 gene encoding EF-hand domain-containing protein D2 isoform X2 gives MATEELAGKLSRRLRVEGAPEEEEEGGEAEGSPGPRAPKPGQLSPGGAHRVFSPYSEFREFSRRQIKDMERLFRQYDAGKDGFIDLMELKQMMEKLGAPQTHLGLKEMIREVDEDVDSKLSFREFLLIFRKAAAGELEEDSGLHALACLSEIDVSTQGVKGAKSFFEAKVQAMNVGSRFEEEIKAEQEEKRRQAEELKQRKEAFKELQSTFRQ, from the exons aTGGCCACGGAGGAGCTGGCGGGCAAGCTGAGCCGCCGCCTGCGCGTGGAGGGCGcccccgaggaggaggaggaagggggcgaGGCGGAGGGGTCGCCGGGCCCCCGAGCCCCCAAGCCAGGGCAGCTCTCCCCGGGCGGCGCCCACCGCGTCTTCAGCCCCTACAGCGAGTTCCGCGAGTTCTCCCGCCGGCAGATCAAGGACATGGAGCGGCTCTTCCGcca gtaCGACGCGGGCAAAGACGGCTTCATTGACCTGATGGAGCTGAAGCAGATGATGGAGAAGCTGGGGGCTCCCCAGACCCACCTGGGCCTGAAGGAGATGATCAGGGAGGTGGACGAAGACGTGGACAGCAAGCTCAGCTTTCGGGAG ttccttcTCATCTTCCGCAAAGCGGCTGCTGGGGAGCTGGAGGAGGACAGCGGCCTCCATGCCCTGGCCTGCCTCTCCGAGATCGACGTCTCCACCCAGGGGGTCAAGGGGGCCAAGAGCTTCTTCGAGGCCAAA gtGCAGGCGATGAACGTGGGCAGCCGCTTCGAGGAGGAGATCAAGGCGGAGCAGGAGGAGAAGCGGCGCCAGGCGGAGGAGCTGAAGCAGCGCAAGGAGGCCTTCAAGGAGCTGCAGTCCACCTTCAGGCAGTAG
- the EFHD2 gene encoding EF-hand domain-containing protein D2 isoform X1, translating to MELKQMMEKLGAPQTHLGLKEMIREVDEDVDSKLSFREFLLIFRKAAAGELEEDSGLHALACLSEIDVSTQGVKGAKSFFEAKVQAMNVGSRFEEEIKAEQEEKRRQAEELKQRKEAFKELQSTFRQ from the exons ATGGAGCTGAAGCAGATGATGGAGAAGCTGGGGGCTCCCCAGACCCACCTGGGCCTGAAGGAGATGATCAGGGAGGTGGACGAAGACGTGGACAGCAAGCTCAGCTTTCGGGAG ttccttcTCATCTTCCGCAAAGCGGCTGCTGGGGAGCTGGAGGAGGACAGCGGCCTCCATGCCCTGGCCTGCCTCTCCGAGATCGACGTCTCCACCCAGGGGGTCAAGGGGGCCAAGAGCTTCTTCGAGGCCAAA gtGCAGGCGATGAACGTGGGCAGCCGCTTCGAGGAGGAGATCAAGGCGGAGCAGGAGGAGAAGCGGCGCCAGGCGGAGGAGCTGAAGCAGCGCAAGGAGGCCTTCAAGGAGCTGCAGTCCACCTTCAGGCAGTAG